The proteins below are encoded in one region of Paraburkholderia phenazinium:
- the lolB gene encoding lipoprotein insertase outer membrane protein LolB — translation MLISNRSIRSAHWLAGWFHYFQAPRRAALGFAAAAVVTVSGLTGCASVTPRQPSTSNATTSVTAQTSRAYHGRFAVQYVDQNGAQRNAYGNFDWQEAGDTVTLQLRNPLGQTLAIVTSSPASASLELPNRQPLTADNVSTLMQNALGFALPVEGLRYWLQPSAAPTSRARTEQDPQDPAHLKEIVQDGWTINYVAYADAPATGLKRVNLSRQEPPLEIKLVLDQ, via the coding sequence ATGCTCATTTCGAACCGCTCTATCCGCTCCGCGCACTGGCTTGCTGGCTGGTTCCATTATTTCCAGGCGCCCCGCCGCGCGGCGCTGGGGTTCGCAGCGGCGGCTGTCGTCACGGTGTCCGGATTGACCGGGTGCGCCTCGGTGACACCGCGGCAACCGTCGACGTCTAACGCCACGACCTCGGTCACGGCTCAAACAAGCCGCGCCTATCACGGCCGCTTCGCCGTCCAGTACGTCGATCAGAACGGTGCGCAACGCAACGCCTACGGCAATTTCGACTGGCAGGAAGCCGGCGACACGGTCACGCTCCAGTTGCGTAACCCGCTCGGTCAGACACTCGCGATTGTCACATCGTCGCCAGCCTCTGCCTCGCTCGAACTGCCGAATCGCCAGCCGCTCACCGCCGACAACGTGTCCACGCTGATGCAGAATGCGCTCGGCTTTGCGTTGCCCGTCGAAGGCCTGCGCTACTGGTTGCAGCCATCGGCCGCGCCCACTTCGCGAGCCAGAACCGAGCAGGATCCGCAGGATCCCGCACATCTGAAGGAAATCGTTCAGGACGGCTGGACCATCAACTACGTCGCGTATGCCGATGCACCGGCCACTGGCCTCAAGCGCGTCAATCTGAGCCGCCAGGAACCGCCACTCGAAATCAAGCTGGTACTCGACCAGTGA